A single region of the Epinephelus moara isolate mb chromosome 12, YSFRI_EMoa_1.0, whole genome shotgun sequence genome encodes:
- the acbd3 gene encoding Golgi resident protein GCP60 isoform X1 codes for MMATEVQSGDLDSATSSRLEVSIDGLTLSPDPEGEQIQVEEPDPRPAEPETDTPGAAGGEDGETAKSAIERKWGFPLLELYGMSLKFFKDKDGKAFHPTYEEKLRLVALHKQVLLGPYNPDASPEVGFFDVLGNDRRKEWASLGNMEKEEAMVEFVKLLNKCCNLFAPYVTSHKIEREEQERKRKEEEERQRLEEEERERQRQEEERRRLEEEERLRREEEERRQAEEERLRIEQQKQQIMAALNAQTAVQFQQYAAQQYPNSPEQQLGLIRQLQEQHYQQYMQQLYQVQLAQQQAALQKQQMQADSMVQGTLESSGFNSGEPIPASAAGPLCAASPPAGEETPTVNGGQSDSYSESMDREPEPEPAEEVSENGPLLADSPPVIAAPSMWTRPQIKDFKEKIRQDADSVITVGRGEVVTVRVPTHEEGSYLFWEFATDYYDIGFGVFFEWTDAASASVSVHVSESSDEDEDEEGDPPTEEEKAKKEAGKPQVDEIVPVYRRDCHEEVYAGSHQYPGRGVYLLKFDNSYSLWRSKSVYYRVYYTR; via the exons ATGATGGCGACAGAGGTTCAGAGCGGCGACCTCGACAGTGCTACTTCCAGCCGGCTCGAAGTTTCCATCGATGGCCTCACCCTCAGTCCCGACCCGGAGGGCGAGCAGATCCAGGTCGAGGAGCCGGACCCCAGACCCGCGGAACCCGAGACCGACACGCCGGGTGCCGCGGGTGGCGAAGATGGAGAGACAGCCAAATCTGCCATAGAGAGGAAATGGGGCTTTCCTTTGCTGGAGCTGTACGGAATGAGCCTTAAATTCTTCAAAG ATAAAGATGGAAAAGCCTTCCACCCAACATACGAGGAGAAGCTGCGGCTGGTCGCTCTGCACAAACAGGTGTTACTGGGCCCTTATAATCCTGATGCTTCACCGGAGGTTGGCTTCTTTGATGTCCTGGGCAACGACCGCAG GAAAGAGTGGGCCTCCCTGGGTAACATGGAGAAGGAGGAGGCGATGGTGGAGTTTGTCAAACTGCTGAACAAGTGCTGTAACCTCTTTGCTCCCTACGTCACCTCACACAAGATCGAAAgggaggagcaggagaggaaaag gaaagaagaagaggagcgTCAgcggctggaggaggaggagagggagcgacaaaggcaggaggaggagagacggaGGCTCGAGGAGGAGGAACggctgaggagagaggaggaggaaaggagacagGCAGAAGAGGAGAGGCTACGGATTGAGCAGCAGAA ACAACAGATAATGGCAGCGTTGAATGCGCAGACGGCAGTGCAGTTCCAACAGTACGCTGCTCAGCAATACCCCAACAGCCCCGAGCAACAACTGGGCCTCATCCGTCAGCTTCAGGAGCAGCACTACCAGCAGTACATGCAGCAGCTCTACCAGGTCCAGCTGGCCCAGCAACAG GCGGCCTTACAGAAGCAGCAAATGCAGGCTGATTCCATGGTGCAGGGCACCCTCGAATCGAGCGGCTTCAACAGTGGTGAACCCATCCCTGCCTCAGCAGCGGGACCGTTGTGCGCAGCTTCACCACCTGCTGGCGAGGAAACCCCAACAGTCAATGGAGGCCAGTCGGACTCGTACTCCGAGAGCATGGACCGGGAGCCGGAGCCTGAGCCGGCGGAGGAGGTCTCAGAGAACGGGCCTTTATTAG CAGACTCCCCACCAGTCATAGCCGCTCCCTCCATGTGGACACGACCGCAGATCAAGGACTTCAAGGAGAAAATCCGGCAGGACGCAGACAGCGTGATCACAGTGGGGCGTGGCGAGGTGGTGACAGTGCGTGTGCCCACCCACGAGGAAGGCTCTTACCTGTTCTGGGAGTTTGCCACGGACTATTACGACATCGGCTTCGGGGTCTTCTTCGAGTGGACGGACGCCGCCTCCGCCTCGGTCAGCGTGCACGTGTCAGAGTCCAGCGACGAGGACGAGGATGAAGAAG GTGATCCTCccactgaggaggagaaggCGAAGAAGGAGGCGGGGAAGCCCCAGGTGGATGAGATTGTGCCGGTGTACCGGCGGGACTGTCATGAGGAGGTGTACGCTGGCAGCCACCAGTACCCTGGCCGCGGAGTCTACCTGCTCAAGTTTGACAACTCCTATTCACTCTGGCGCTCCAAGAGTGTTTACTACAGAGTCTACTACACCAGATAA
- the acbd3 gene encoding Golgi resident protein GCP60 isoform X2 produces the protein MMATEVQSGDLDSATSSRLEVSIDGLTLSPDPEGEQIQVEEPDPRPAEPETDTPGAAGGEDGETAKSAIERKWGFPLLELYGMSLKFFKDKDGKAFHPTYEEKLRLVALHKQVLLGPYNPDASPEVGFFDVLGNDRRKEWASLGNMEKEEAMVEFVKLLNKCCNLFAPYVTSHKIEREEQERKRKEEEERQRLEEEERERQRQEEERRRLEEEERLRREEEERRQAEEERLRIEQQKQQIMAALNAQTAVQFQQYAAQQYPNSPEQQLGLIRQLQEQHYQQYMQQLYQVQLAQQQAALQKQQMQADSMVQGTLESSGFNSGEPIPASAAGPLCAASPPAGEETPTVNGGQSDSYSESMDREPEPEPAEEVSENGPLLDSPPVIAAPSMWTRPQIKDFKEKIRQDADSVITVGRGEVVTVRVPTHEEGSYLFWEFATDYYDIGFGVFFEWTDAASASVSVHVSESSDEDEDEEGDPPTEEEKAKKEAGKPQVDEIVPVYRRDCHEEVYAGSHQYPGRGVYLLKFDNSYSLWRSKSVYYRVYYTR, from the exons ATGATGGCGACAGAGGTTCAGAGCGGCGACCTCGACAGTGCTACTTCCAGCCGGCTCGAAGTTTCCATCGATGGCCTCACCCTCAGTCCCGACCCGGAGGGCGAGCAGATCCAGGTCGAGGAGCCGGACCCCAGACCCGCGGAACCCGAGACCGACACGCCGGGTGCCGCGGGTGGCGAAGATGGAGAGACAGCCAAATCTGCCATAGAGAGGAAATGGGGCTTTCCTTTGCTGGAGCTGTACGGAATGAGCCTTAAATTCTTCAAAG ATAAAGATGGAAAAGCCTTCCACCCAACATACGAGGAGAAGCTGCGGCTGGTCGCTCTGCACAAACAGGTGTTACTGGGCCCTTATAATCCTGATGCTTCACCGGAGGTTGGCTTCTTTGATGTCCTGGGCAACGACCGCAG GAAAGAGTGGGCCTCCCTGGGTAACATGGAGAAGGAGGAGGCGATGGTGGAGTTTGTCAAACTGCTGAACAAGTGCTGTAACCTCTTTGCTCCCTACGTCACCTCACACAAGATCGAAAgggaggagcaggagaggaaaag gaaagaagaagaggagcgTCAgcggctggaggaggaggagagggagcgacaaaggcaggaggaggagagacggaGGCTCGAGGAGGAGGAACggctgaggagagaggaggaggaaaggagacagGCAGAAGAGGAGAGGCTACGGATTGAGCAGCAGAA ACAACAGATAATGGCAGCGTTGAATGCGCAGACGGCAGTGCAGTTCCAACAGTACGCTGCTCAGCAATACCCCAACAGCCCCGAGCAACAACTGGGCCTCATCCGTCAGCTTCAGGAGCAGCACTACCAGCAGTACATGCAGCAGCTCTACCAGGTCCAGCTGGCCCAGCAACAG GCGGCCTTACAGAAGCAGCAAATGCAGGCTGATTCCATGGTGCAGGGCACCCTCGAATCGAGCGGCTTCAACAGTGGTGAACCCATCCCTGCCTCAGCAGCGGGACCGTTGTGCGCAGCTTCACCACCTGCTGGCGAGGAAACCCCAACAGTCAATGGAGGCCAGTCGGACTCGTACTCCGAGAGCATGGACCGGGAGCCGGAGCCTGAGCCGGCGGAGGAGGTCTCAGAGAACGGGCCTTTATTAG ACTCCCCACCAGTCATAGCCGCTCCCTCCATGTGGACACGACCGCAGATCAAGGACTTCAAGGAGAAAATCCGGCAGGACGCAGACAGCGTGATCACAGTGGGGCGTGGCGAGGTGGTGACAGTGCGTGTGCCCACCCACGAGGAAGGCTCTTACCTGTTCTGGGAGTTTGCCACGGACTATTACGACATCGGCTTCGGGGTCTTCTTCGAGTGGACGGACGCCGCCTCCGCCTCGGTCAGCGTGCACGTGTCAGAGTCCAGCGACGAGGACGAGGATGAAGAAG GTGATCCTCccactgaggaggagaaggCGAAGAAGGAGGCGGGGAAGCCCCAGGTGGATGAGATTGTGCCGGTGTACCGGCGGGACTGTCATGAGGAGGTGTACGCTGGCAGCCACCAGTACCCTGGCCGCGGAGTCTACCTGCTCAAGTTTGACAACTCCTATTCACTCTGGCGCTCCAAGAGTGTTTACTACAGAGTCTACTACACCAGATAA